DNA sequence from the Cucumis melo cultivar AY chromosome 6, USDA_Cmelo_AY_1.0, whole genome shotgun sequence genome:
CATAAAACCATCTTCCTAGCTTCCACCATTTCACACATATATGCCTTTCTGCTATCTTGCATCTTTGAAGTGCTTCCAGGATTTGATTGGCCTGCCAGAAGTTGGAAGTCAACTCAACAATTTCAGTATTTTCTTTCGTACctgttttacttaaaaaaaaaaaaaaaaattctaaccACTAAGGGGGCTCAGGCTCCTATAACTTGCGTTAAATAGAGTGGGCTATTATAACTACTTAACGTGGATCTCTCATTGTAATAGTTTAAAGTTTCCAATTGTCATAACGGCTACAgttaaactatttaaaaaccTTCCATGTCTACATTGTACGATTTCGTAACCATTTTTTCTCCTCATTTGTAACTCATACTAAAATATTATGTAACCaaaatacaaactattataacccaCACGCTACGACCTATAACAACCAATAGACAATAGTAACCAACTCAACTTCCCAAAGAGCTTCTAATAGTTCTTCGGCTTCAACATTGTACGTTCTGTGTATTTAATACCATAAATAATGGCCGAAAGGCAATTCAGAAGCTCCTAGCATTTGTCATCTAACCCCCTCCACCCCACACACATGAAAAAACAACACTGATTTAAATCCAGTTTTGGACTATAAGCTTTTACGTTGGTCTTTCAAGTTCAAAACGTTTTGTTATAGTCCCTGATATTTGCATAAAGAATCGGTCAAGTCCTTGCCAGTGACTTTTTACAAATTGTTTAGCAAAACCCCAACAAAGATATGTTCTTAGTTTGTTTATCTGACAAGCAACCGTCCATGTAAACAATAATTTGAAATTGTGTATATCTAATAGAGAAGTATCAAAGTTCAAAATAGATCCATTTTTTGATAGATGACAACAGAAAATTAATAGGAAAGACTAAAACTgcattttttttatgcaaaataAGGGACTATGACAAATATTAGAAAGTTGATGgactaaaataaaacatttgaagATTTAAAGGATCAAAATGGAAACTAAAATAATGTTTATACCCACAGTTGATTAAGCTAAAATGGCAAAAGCAGCAGGACATACAGGGACTTGAAGCCAAATTCTACAGTAGTGTAAGCCAACCAAGTTCAGCAGCTCATTGAGTTGAGGTTTGAAAAGCACCATTTGAGCATCAACAAAACTAAGTTTCAAATCCCACAAGCCACCAATTGTCCTGAGATAGTCTCCACCCTCGATTGGGGTAGAGGGAGAGCATTGTTCTACAAACTTCACCGCTGCTTGGGCTCTTCCCAATATCTCAATATGTCTCTGAATGTAAAAGCTTTTCCATCCCTGCAAGACATTTCATTTTGTTTGTTCACAAGCAGAAGTATCAAAACGAATATACCAGAAAAGGCTTGACTATATGTCCAACAAGGTAATAATCCAACGAATgttcaataaaagaaaaaaaaaacattttagaaagaaaatacGGGGAATAGTCGAAAGGGCTCATTCAACAATAGAATTAAACAAACTTTCAAATCCCTTAATTGCTCTCCAAAAACTAAAAAGTATAAGTGAATTCACCAATGAGCCAGACAAAGGTTAAGTTCAGACTCAAGGTATAAACGGGTGTACGTTTCCCTAAAAAGTTCAAACATGATGGAGAAAATTCAAAGGGCTGTAATTCAACTACATTTGAATTACGAACCAGAAAGAACAAAACAAGCTTCAAATCACTGGATTGATTTTCAAAAAGCTAAAAAATCCAAAAATCCATCAATGGAGGGATCATAAAGCccaatataaataataatatattggCAAGAAACAACGTCCTTATGATTTAATATCCTATAAATTTTCACGGCAACAAAACATAATATGATCAGAATTAGAGCAGCAATCCTAAAAGGACCAAATCATGAATGAGACAGACAGAACTCACATTCAACTCTAGATAACTATCCACTGCGTGTTTCATAAAATAGTCAAACCATTCAGTCAGCTACACTTGAATTAAGAGGAAGAAATAACAAAACAACCTTCCAAATCTCTCAATTGATTTGAAGAAACATAAATATTCAAAACGGGCAATATGGGGAACAAATTCCTAAATAGAGTAGAGCCAAACAGAAAGATCACCATGGAAATGGGGGATTGTGCGAGAGTTGAGGAAGAAGAACCATTGATATAAGGCCATCTTTCCCTCGCGAGAGATTCCCACAGGTAATCGGAATCGCAAAGTTGCCTACAAAACCGCGAACAACAGCCCAAAGAACAAATTTCCGATACCTTCGTTCCGAATCACAGCCCAAAATTCCACAGAGAAAGATCAATTAATCCCCAAACAATATTacagtaaattaaaaaaaaggatCAAAATTACACAAAACTATATTGGAACCTGAAGGGAAGAAGCAATTTTCAGTGCAGTATCAGTGGGAAGATGATCAAAACCCATTTTCGATTGCTCTCAATTCGGTTATTTTATCGGGGAAAATTTGTTAATGGAGATTGAAACTGGTGAAGCCCTGGAACGATGAATTTCATGGAAAGAAGACAACCTAAGAAGGAAAGCCACCGATTGGATTGAATCCCTAACCGAGCTTGCTTCCGAACGGAGTATGCTGAAGTTGAGAACTGGAGGCGAAGCCTTTGACGATGGCGACACACGTGGCGAGTTCTCGTACGCACCAACTTTCACACGTAATTTGTTATTGGGAAATTGCTTTTCAACAGTTAAAAAAGAGCAAAGAGCAAATTCCAAAAACGTGTGTTTTTTATGCTCTCATCACCCTTATacttttttaactttcaaaactaagattcaaatattcaaacttattcaaatttaaaactGAAATCCTTAAATTTAGAGTCTGTTTGATATGCCAAAATCAAATCTTTTAGACCTTTGTAATCTAAATaaagtaatttaaaaaaataaaaaatctccaaacttattttttaaactatCACCTCCCGATAATCTGTAATACTTaataatttatagttttaaaatcacTTTCGAAATCAAACCTAACtattaaaaatcaattttaagaGTTTGTTACAAAACATAAATCTTATTGTTTAGaaatcaattttacaaaatcAATTCTACCTaaatcttttttctaaaatcacaACTACAACTATCATTCTCAAACACATACTTACATAGTTGTATGAGTTGAACATGTTATTATATACGTTTGGGGTTTGATTTTCGTAATTCATGggttcaaattttcaattatttgtgaATTTAAAGGTTCGATTTTAACACTTTAGAAATTTAGAGACTTAATTGTCATGATTAAAAGTTTACGAGTGTTATTATTAAATactttaaatttatccaaaataaCTTACTAAATGATTGAAAacgtatataaaaaatattataattttccAAGAGAATATGATGATTTTAGCTAAAATTATATAAATGGTAGAATTGCAACGCAACACATAAACTTAGGCCTtcttccatttatttattaggTAAAATTAATATGTGATTGTTAAAAAtaaagttgaaaatttgaatttatcaAATGCTGTTTTCAAGTTTATAAACACTAAACACTATTAAaacttaaaagtttaaaaaatctTCGATTATAAATTGAATCCTTATATattaataaacttttaaaattatctaATAGGCTTTTGAAGTTTTAAgtttgttttaaataattttaaagtgTTCTATGGCTTATCATTTGAAATATTAACACGAGAGTTtctaaaattaataaacaaCCTTCTTCACAAGGGAAAAATGAGCCAAGAAAAAAATCCTAACTATTAGTAGTTTATGCCCATCGCTTCAAATGTGGAAAACAACCTTCCTTTGTGTAGTTCGTATCTATTTTAGttattgatttgattttttaatcatttgattttttttcaaaactaaaaactaaCAAATCTgtgaaaaaaatacatatttttagaattaaaaattataaaaataacatGAATTTATTCGACCATAATTAATTCACATTCATTATACTAAAAATAAACCAATCAACTTCAAATCACATATCGACTGAATTTAATTAACGATAATTACCCAACAACACCATATACAAACAAACTACATAAAATTCCTACTTCAAATACATCCCCTACAAGAACAACAAATTACtttaaaattcaaaacttaaaatttagCTTTCTTTAGGGAACAAACCTATTTAGAAATTGGTGAAACCAGAAAACAAACACGAAACATTTACAAGTAAAATCCTAAAGCAGCAACACACGAGCGGTAACAAAGGGCCTAAAAAGAGGAGGAGGGCGTGAAGGCTGCAAGGCTGCATGCTACTTGCGAATCCGCGCATGGAGAGAGATAATAGATATCCAAATGAGGAACACCATAACAACGGAGGCGAAAAGGGAGGTAGCTAAAGCGCCGCCTACATGGCGGCAGAATTTATCGAAGGCGTAGCACACTTTGTCCCATTGAACATGTTTGTTCCCTTTTAAGCCTATGTATGCGACTCCACCTGCAGCTCCTGTGGCTGAGGCTACTACCCCCAATATCAACTATAGCAGGATGTTCaaataatttgattaattaattagaataaTACGATATTTTGAATGTAATTGGCGTAATTAGTTTAATGGTGGAATAGTAGAGTACCGTATCAAAAATGGCGTAATGAAGCAAGCACTTGGTAGAGCAATTCGGTTTAGCGATGACCAAAACAGAGGCGAGGCCGGTAGTCAGACTGTAAGACGCCGTCAACGATAACGCGGCTACGAAATAACTGTAAAATTTAATTCCACACCctttaatttcatatttattttttttagaaaaatgcatttaaaaaaaaaaaacaaatgaacttcaaaaatcaaatatttgttttagaaaaaataattctattcaacggaattaaaattaaaaattatcaaTTTCAAGAATGaccaaataatatttaattagtgtTGCTTTAGACTGTCGTTTTTTTAAACGGAAAATGTCAATTTACATCTTGAATACTCAAGATTCAATTTAGATCATGAACCAAtcattgtattaatttaaattctaaatttttgaAGTTGCGTTGTGTCAATCTAAACCGtctattatgttttattttaatacaATTATGAAAGTTgaagatttaaattgatataactattagtttgaaatttaaattgatatacaACCCCAAAGTTCAacatttaaattgatacaataattaattcaaatctaaatgaacaCAACTTACAACATATTATACAATATGTAAATTGatgttatatttaaatctaattaaaactAGCAAATTTTACCATCTTATCAAACCAAGTTAACTCAACTCATTTAAAATTGATCTCTCCCTTATTATGTTTCCTAAAAAAAAGTCATTATAAATggaaaattagaaagaaaaaaaatatatacaaaatagagtaaaattttacatttcaataatagacattgataaacatttcaaaaacaaataataataataacaataataataataataataataataataataataataataataataataataataataataataataataataagtttaaaattttaattttattgaattatcTAAATCCATTTTATTAGTCTCTATATTTTGTGATTTGTTATATTGAGATATTCTTCTATTTTGAAAGGTTGAATTTCATTTCTTGCATTTTAAATTAGTTactattgttattttttttcaagaaatctaaaatacatattttaacCTATAAAAATAAGTAACAAAGGAATAGAGAAGTTGAAATTTGAATAcagaaataaatatttaaatacgTAGTTTGActaaaatatatgaaattaatATAAGAAtccataaaatataaaatatgaaCTAAAAGTTGAACAAACTTGCATGGATGACAATGGataaattataaacaaataaatgaaaaattaagCTGGCTTATTCAaaatttctaaagaaaaattatgtttgcgaataatattctattttatttcttggctttagtttttaattttaaaaaatgaaaagaagaagaacaagaagaagaagaaagaaagaggttTATGATTATGGAGTTGATTTTTGGACTATTTTGGTCACCAATCCTCTCGGTGGTCTTTCTTTATATTACTTTGGTATGCAAATTGCAAATAATATTTTTCAACTTTACTTTCGTACctaatatatcaaatatatctGAATATCATTCTTATAATGTAACGTATTAGTAGTATGGAATTAAATTTACCGTTAATCACTAATATAAGATTTTGAATAAATTGATGATTTAATATGATATCATCTTTTTCGGTGAATTATTGGTTTAATATCACAAATGGTTAATACATTCAATTTATTTTCACTTTAAAAAGTATTTTCCTTAATCTATATTCCTTAcctcttttgtttattttgaaattaaaaatattatataatatatatactcTCACACACAGAGTTAGAAAATAGAGGGAAAAGAAATTATGAACATAATCTATATATACTcctattaaaataatttttatacggtttttcattttagttttagtttggGGATTCAAATTATAGATTATTTAGTCATTGATGTATTCACATATCGATTTAGTTATGcttattttgagaaaaaaaaacacacacacaataAGAACAAAATGCTTATACCAATTAAAATTTACGACCTAAATTGTTGCTTTAATAAAAGTTTAgtgacaaaattaaaaaaaatgttcagCTAAATTATAAGAAATATTCCTTTAAAAAGTTGCGACACTACATTTGAACAAACACTTTTTTTAAacattctaaaataaaatttctttagAATCTAGACAACATAGAGATATGGTCCTGTTTTAGGTGTTATAGAACAAAAACTTAAATTAACATACACATACTTTTAAGTTACTGCTACACagttttaagttttgatttttgtttgaatttttacTTTATAGTCTCGAAATGTTTATAAAAGTTAACGAATAATATCGTAACTTTTGAAGGTATAGTAATATTTTTCTAACGAAAAGTAATATTCAAAACAAATTAGTTAAATAAgtttaagaaagaaaatgaataataataataacaataataactcACCTGAAAGCAGGGGAATGGTCGAACTTGGCTTGGACAGGGATGCCCGGCGGGACACCCCGGAGTTTATTGACGACGGTTTGTTTACTGGTGACCATGACCACCATACTCGACACTGCCGCCGCGAAAACTACAAATCTCAGCACGACTCCGACTAGAAACAAGTTCACTCCACCACGAGCAGCGGTAGAAGGCGGCGCCTCCTTAGCAGACTCCGGCTCGGCTGAGGCCATTATGGGAAAGAAAACAAGAGAGGGAAAAGGGAAGGAAATTAATAATTAGTTTGGAAAAGAAATTAGATGGATGTAATTACGAAGGAGAGGAAAACTCGGAGGTGTATTATATATAGTTAATTAGGAATTAAGAAATggattaatataatttttaatttggttGGAGTTTCCTGCACGTCAACTGCAATGTGAACGTTGATGATTTACGTTCTTTTGAAGTCGAAATTGTGTATGAAAACAAGGAAATTTCTTatatccttttttcttttacaaattaattaaatatatttatttggatttttatttatttatttatgtattgTTCATACagatagagaaaaaaataaaaataaaaaagagattCTGTGTATTGCACGAGAATTGACACGATCTTCCATTAAGATGAGAGGTTCGATCTTCCATTTctatactttttttaaaaagaatttacTGTTTTAGTACACTTCAAATACATATTTCTTACAAATGTCAATAGACTTTTACAGGCGATATCGACTCTAAATACATcataaaaattaaatgttgtCAATATTTTATTTAGATGAAACTttacgagagagagagagagagattaggTAGAGTTACATTGAGTTTGACAtcaaataatgaaagaaagttggtctaattaacaaaagaaaaaaatggttaTCAGGTTCTTTAGTTATTAAGATAAGATTAGTTTGGTATATGAAAACAATGATCTTATCCTATTTTGTGATAGTGTATTTCAGTATAGTTTATATTATGTTACTTTGTCACATATAAGTTAATTAAGGATCTTCTTTCTCTTACTGTTATAATCTTGTTGTTATATAAAAGGTCATACAACTAATGTGAcaaaataaaatacattctAACGTCGACACCAAATTATGTTGTAGGAATAAACAAGTTATCTCGTAAAATTAATCTGCAGGCTTAAGTTTGACCTAAACACAAGTGACTATCATACAAAAAGCAAAAGTTATAAATTTAGTTgcatttataaaaacaaatcAACATTAATGATGACTAAATGTGTACGCATAGATATTTTTACTACATTAAATTTTGAAAGCAAGAATCGGGACCGATTGGGTTCTCATGGGGATTAGAGTCTCTATATAGTTTGACGTGAATACTAATTTCTTAGTGGCTCACTCTTAAATATATCATGACAACCAAACACAAGACTTGTACGAAAGTCAATACTAATCTTATTAAAGGAAATAGTGTCGTTGTTTATGTTCCAAGAGCTCTAGAGACTTTCTTACTGCTAAGGATGAGCATTGGTTGACCGAAGTTAATTTTCTGACAAAACCGCCATGAAGAAATACTACAAGTATATTGTTGTATAGTCTCGATCAATTGGTTTAGGTCAGTTTAAACCTTCATTATCTTCGATAATTGACTACCTTCGATTCAGTTATTTTTTATCGATCGACTAAATTTTTCGATCTATCATGTTCATCTTTACCTTCTgcatcatttatttttatttggttCAAACGTCATATCACTGTTAATTTGGAGTGTTTGCCATTTCCAACGTATATCTATATCAAGTTGtactttgtatttaattttggacTTTTTGAGTTATTTACtttaatcaaataaataatattttataatacTTAGATAGAGACGaaaatgtaatttttaaaaatatattgacCACATTTTCCCAacctaaaatttaattaaacttttattcACATTATTCAAAATGATAGTCAGTGAGATAATCATATTCTGATGGTTGGtgattgatttttaaaaaaaattattatcattttttgaACAAacatttaaaactaaaataaaaaaagataaaggGAAAgtgaaacattttttaaaataattcatattAAAATCAAAAGGATTGTTTTGCAAGTAATAATGCTTTGAAAAATTGTGATCACACACTCAAAATTTGAAAGGGATATTTGATTTATCCactaattaaatcaaaattacttttattattattattttttatcttaGGATACTTTGATTACTTTTTTATTTAGTCAAAATCTGGCCACCTACGGCAACTACCATTCGATTACGtgttttttctctcttttattttttttttcaattgtaatttttaaaattaaaagattttgtAAATGGTTTGGTTTGCAAtcgatttttcttttaattataaaGTTAATGTTATACAAtcaagttttgttttttaattggTACCACTAACTTTCtagtttatttaaaatattacgTTTGATTTAAGGAGGTAGGAAATATTAATACGTGTTTAGAAAAACATTAATATAAGCTAAGTTAATCACTTCATTGGATAGATGGTTTAAGTAACTTTTATAATTGTTGTCCGGATTATTTTCGAAGAATTGGctgatgaaaaagaaaataagtaaACTTGtgtttgataaattttatttttaaattagaaaattaggaatttttttataaatataataaaatatcagtAACAAAATCCATGaaattagctattttttaaatatttcagttCGTTCTTCTGTCTTTCTTCCTCCTTGCTGcattcatcgtctttcttctttttctctgctacgatttctttctatcgtctttcttcttttttttttattctttttgtaggtagtttaatctttccatagtcttttttctttttcttcgttgcgatttctttccaccaaatctaaacgaccgtgtaaaaaaaatagcaaaatctaaaagatcgtgtataaagaatcttgaaaaaaaaaatcatttaagtTGGAGTAGCcttgtaaacgatcatgtaaaaaaacaaatagacaaatctaaacaatccgataccgaaagaattaaaaaaaccaaaactaaacaatcgtgtaaacaaatataaatgatcgtgtagaaaaGAACAAACGATatgatcgtgtagcaaaagaattaaaaaaaaaatcgtttagccaaacctaaacgatcatgtaaccaaatattgaaaaaaaaaaaccgtttagatttgagtccaaatctaaacgatcacgaaTCAAATTGAACGATTGTGtcaaaattaaacattaaacgttagaattgaaaaataaattgtagtcatatctaaacgatcatgcacaaaaaaatagtcaaatttaaacgatcgtataacaaatatattacgcgtccATTGTTGACgaagcatttttggtattttacactgtgagtttttgaatttttttgttttc
Encoded proteins:
- the LOC103483796 gene encoding uncharacterized protein LOC103483796, with protein sequence MGFDHLPTDTALKIASSLQVSEICSLGCCSRFCRQLCDSDYLWESLARERWPYINGSSSSTLAQSPISMGWKSFYIQRHIEILGRAQAAVKFVEQCSPSTPIEGGDYLRTIGGLWDLKLSFVDAQMVLFKPQLNELLNLVGLHYCRIWLQVPANQILEALQRCKIAERHICVKWWKLGRWFYGFRMRDEQQTRRVSLAELMTEEGEDVLGVLSRGAVHEVLRVQVSVGDSFAGHWSRQST
- the LOC103483798 gene encoding CASP-like protein 1D1; translated protein: MASAEPESAKEAPPSTAARGGVNLFLVGVVLRFVVFAAAVSSMVVMVTSKQTVVNKLRGVPPGIPVQAKFDHSPAFSYFVAALSLTASYSLTTGLASVLVIAKPNCSTKCLLHYAIFDTLILGVVASATGAAGGVAYIGLKGNKHVQWDKVCYAFDKFCRHVGGALATSLFASVVMVFLIWISIISLHARIRK